From a region of the Methylocystis hirsuta genome:
- a CDS encoding DUF262 domain-containing protein, which produces MSADRFSFDGIGLGELIAGKRLSVPPNQRSYAWEPEHVEDLLRDLNGAIQKDEKEDYFLGTIVLVRLDGEDVFQIADGQQRIATTTIILARARDILNNLDRPKRAGAIDNKFIQTTDMDTEEIVPQLQLNDEDNQFFRNNVIGKLANSADFDAAATLATQPSNRRLLKACEVAMSFLHDILKTFPIEDRADQILRWVKFIENKASVVVVTVPDEVGAFRMFETLNDRGLKASQADILKNYLFSRASGARLREAQSLWSSMSGTIATLSDDDDDNLVRYTSFLDYKKWAYQGEGASR; this is translated from the coding sequence ATGAGCGCAGATAGATTCTCATTTGACGGTATTGGCCTTGGTGAGTTGATCGCTGGAAAGAGGCTGTCCGTCCCACCAAATCAACGGTCATATGCGTGGGAGCCCGAACACGTTGAAGATTTGCTGCGCGATCTAAATGGAGCGATTCAGAAAGACGAAAAAGAAGACTATTTTCTTGGGACGATAGTTTTGGTCCGCTTGGACGGCGAGGATGTATTTCAAATTGCTGATGGACAACAAAGGATTGCGACGACGACGATAATTCTTGCTAGAGCTAGGGATATATTAAATAATCTAGATCGCCCAAAGCGAGCAGGTGCTATAGATAATAAGTTTATCCAAACTACAGACATGGATACGGAAGAGATTGTTCCTCAACTCCAGCTTAACGATGAAGATAATCAGTTTTTCCGTAATAACGTGATCGGAAAACTTGCAAACTCCGCAGATTTCGATGCGGCAGCGACCCTCGCAACCCAACCTTCAAATCGCCGACTGCTGAAAGCATGTGAAGTGGCGATGTCATTTTTACATGATATATTAAAGACATTTCCTATAGAAGATCGCGCAGATCAAATTCTACGATGGGTTAAGTTTATAGAAAATAAGGCGTCTGTCGTAGTTGTTACTGTTCCCGATGAAGTTGGCGCATTTCGTATGTTCGAGACCCTGAATGATAGAGGTCTAAAGGCATCGCAGGCGGATATTTTGAAAAACTACCTATTCAGTAGGGCCTCAGGAGCCCGCTTGCGTGAAGCTCAATCGCTTTGGAGTAGTATGTCAGGAACTATTGCAACGCTATCCGACGATGATGACGATAATCTTGTAAGATATACGTCATTTTTGGATTACAAGAAATGGGCTTACCAGGGAGAAGGAGCTAGCAGATAG
- a CDS encoding bifunctional enoyl-CoA hydratase/phosphate acetyltransferase, giving the protein MSQSAGCEPTATSRPPWSMVAQARTRGALLDALVRRAQALPPIRMGVIHPCDARSVEGAIAARDKGLIVPTLIGPRAKIEAAARASGVSLEGVEIVDAPHSHAAADQAVELVRRGRLHALMKGALHTDELMTAVIRDGAGLRTDRRISHVFVIDAPYYHKLLLVTDAAINIAPTLDAKRDIVRNAVDLAHAIGIERPKVALLSAVETVEGKIPSTIEAAALCKMADRGQIAGAELDGPLAFDNAISREAADAKHIKSEVAGDADILVAPDLEAGNILAKQLVFLGGADTAGLVLGARVPIVLTSRADDVDSRVVSSALAQIFTHRPRAAS; this is encoded by the coding sequence ATGAGCCAGAGCGCTGGCTGTGAACCGACGGCGACGTCGCGCCCGCCCTGGTCCATGGTGGCGCAAGCCCGCACGCGCGGCGCCTTGCTTGACGCCCTGGTGCGTCGGGCGCAGGCGCTGCCGCCCATCCGCATGGGCGTCATCCATCCTTGCGACGCGCGCTCGGTCGAAGGCGCGATCGCCGCGCGCGACAAAGGGCTGATCGTCCCGACTCTTATCGGTCCACGGGCGAAGATCGAGGCGGCCGCGCGCGCGAGCGGGGTCTCGCTCGAAGGCGTCGAGATCGTCGACGCGCCACACAGCCACGCCGCCGCCGATCAAGCGGTGGAGCTCGTGCGCCGTGGCCGGCTGCACGCGCTGATGAAAGGCGCGCTGCACACGGACGAGCTGATGACCGCGGTCATACGCGACGGCGCCGGACTGCGCACGGACCGGCGGATCAGCCATGTCTTTGTGATCGACGCGCCGTACTATCACAAGTTGCTGCTCGTCACCGACGCCGCGATCAACATTGCGCCGACGCTCGACGCCAAGCGCGACATCGTGCGCAACGCCGTCGATCTCGCGCATGCGATCGGCATCGAGCGTCCCAAAGTGGCGCTGCTTTCGGCCGTGGAGACGGTCGAGGGGAAAATCCCGTCGACCATCGAGGCGGCGGCGCTCTGCAAGATGGCCGACCGCGGCCAGATCGCCGGGGCCGAGCTTGACGGTCCGCTGGCCTTCGACAACGCCATCTCTCGCGAAGCGGCCGACGCCAAGCATATAAAGTCCGAGGTCGCCGGCGACGCCGACATTCTGGTCGCGCCCGATCTCGAGGCGGGCAATATTTTGGCCAAGCAGCTCGTCTTTCTCGGCGGCGCCGACACGGCGGGACTGGTGCTCGGCGCACGGGTGCCGATCGTGCTGACCAGCCGCGCCGACGACGTCGATTCGCGCGTCGTCTCTTCGGCGCTGGCGCAGATTTTCACGCATCGGCCGCGCGCCGCGTCGTAG
- the pheT gene encoding phenylalanine--tRNA ligase subunit beta — MKFTLSWLKEHLDTSASLSEIVETLTRIGLEVEYVHDPAAQLKDFTIARVVEAKPHPNADRLRVCMVDTGSGAPVQVVCGAPNARTGMKSVFSAPGTYIPGKKITLGKGVIRGVESLGMLCSSAELELSNDHEGIIDLPEDAPVGAVYAQWAGLDDPIIEINLTPNRPDAAGVYGVARDLAAAELGVLKTKDILPVEGKFPCPIGVTLDFNGEDKHLAPFFGLRLVRGVKNGPSPAWLQARLREIGLRPINALVDITNFLTFDRARPLHVFDAKKVKGDLVVRRAKRGETLLALDGRTYELDESMVVICDDNGPESLAGVMGGEASGCDDSTTDVLIETALWDPMNIAHTGRKLGIVTDARYRFERGVDPAFALAGIELATQLVLEFCGGEPSELTLAGAVPREPRVIGFPWSEINRLAGIDVEPARATVILQRLGFTVAKCGDDDARITVPSWRPDIEGKADIVEEVVRMIGVDNVPSTPLPRTDGVASPVLTMMQKRARNARRALAGQGLVEAVTWSFVSKERAEAFGGGKPSLALANPIAADLSDMRPSLLPGLVAAAGRNAARGLGDQNLFEVGQIFFDAAETGQRLAAAGVRRGLAGAGRHWSAPAREAGAFDAKADAMALLHSLGVAAGGLQIVSGGPAWFHPGRSATLQFGPKTIVGHFGELHPRALKIIDVEGPVAAFELILDALPAPKAKPTKIKPKLDISDLQPVSRDFAFIVDRASPAGDLVKAAQGADRTLIADVAVFDLYEGKGVPEGKKSIGLAVTLQPREKTLTDAEIEAVAQKIVAEAEKKCGATLRG; from the coding sequence ATGAAATTCACCCTCTCCTGGCTCAAGGAACATCTCGACACGTCGGCTTCGCTCAGCGAGATCGTCGAAACGCTGACGCGCATCGGCCTCGAAGTCGAATATGTGCACGACCCCGCCGCGCAGCTGAAAGATTTCACCATCGCGCGGGTGGTCGAGGCGAAGCCGCATCCGAACGCCGACCGTTTGCGCGTCTGCATGGTCGACACGGGGAGCGGCGCGCCGGTGCAGGTCGTCTGCGGCGCGCCGAACGCCCGCACCGGCATGAAGAGCGTCTTCTCGGCGCCAGGGACCTACATCCCCGGAAAGAAGATCACGCTCGGCAAGGGCGTCATCCGCGGCGTCGAGTCGCTCGGCATGCTGTGCTCTTCCGCTGAACTCGAACTTTCCAACGACCATGAGGGGATCATCGATCTGCCCGAGGACGCGCCGGTCGGCGCCGTCTATGCGCAATGGGCCGGGCTCGACGATCCCATTATCGAGATCAATCTGACGCCGAACCGTCCGGACGCCGCCGGCGTCTACGGCGTCGCGCGCGACCTCGCCGCGGCGGAGCTCGGCGTCCTCAAGACCAAGGACATTCTGCCGGTCGAAGGCAAATTCCCCTGCCCCATCGGCGTAACGCTCGACTTTAACGGAGAGGACAAGCATCTCGCGCCCTTCTTTGGCCTCCGCCTCGTGCGCGGCGTCAAGAATGGACCAAGCCCCGCCTGGCTGCAGGCTCGGCTTCGCGAAATCGGCCTTCGCCCGATCAACGCGCTGGTCGACATCACCAATTTTCTGACCTTCGATCGCGCGCGGCCGCTGCACGTCTTCGACGCGAAAAAGGTGAAGGGCGATCTCGTCGTGCGCCGCGCCAAGAGGGGCGAGACGCTGCTCGCCCTCGACGGACGGACCTATGAGCTCGACGAGAGCATGGTCGTCATCTGCGACGACAACGGGCCGGAATCGCTTGCGGGCGTCATGGGCGGCGAGGCCTCAGGCTGCGATGACTCGACGACCGACGTGCTGATCGAAACGGCGCTTTGGGACCCGATGAATATCGCGCACACCGGCCGCAAGCTCGGCATTGTCACCGACGCGCGCTACCGTTTCGAGCGCGGCGTCGATCCGGCATTTGCACTGGCGGGGATCGAACTCGCGACGCAGCTCGTGCTGGAGTTCTGCGGCGGCGAGCCGTCGGAGCTCACGCTCGCCGGAGCGGTTCCACGCGAGCCGCGCGTCATCGGTTTTCCTTGGAGCGAGATCAACCGGCTGGCGGGGATCGATGTCGAGCCCGCGCGGGCGACGGTCATCCTCCAGCGCCTCGGCTTTACCGTCGCGAAATGCGGCGACGACGACGCGCGCATCACCGTCCCTTCATGGCGCCCGGACATCGAGGGAAAGGCCGACATCGTCGAGGAAGTCGTGCGCATGATCGGCGTCGACAATGTGCCCTCGACGCCGCTGCCGCGAACTGACGGCGTCGCCTCGCCCGTGCTGACCATGATGCAGAAGCGGGCCCGCAACGCCCGGCGCGCCCTCGCCGGCCAGGGTCTCGTCGAAGCGGTGACGTGGTCCTTCGTCTCCAAGGAGCGGGCGGAGGCGTTTGGCGGCGGCAAGCCGTCGCTGGCGCTCGCCAATCCGATCGCCGCCGATCTTTCCGACATGCGGCCGAGCCTGTTGCCGGGCCTCGTCGCGGCCGCCGGCCGCAACGCCGCGCGCGGACTTGGCGATCAGAACCTCTTCGAAGTCGGCCAGATCTTCTTCGACGCCGCCGAGACCGGCCAGCGCCTGGCGGCGGCGGGCGTGCGGCGCGGACTGGCGGGCGCCGGGCGTCACTGGTCGGCGCCGGCGCGCGAGGCCGGCGCCTTCGACGCCAAGGCCGACGCCATGGCGCTGCTTCATTCGCTCGGCGTCGCTGCCGGCGGCTTGCAGATCGTTTCCGGCGGTCCGGCGTGGTTTCATCCCGGCCGCTCGGCGACGCTGCAATTCGGGCCGAAGACGATCGTCGGCCATTTCGGCGAATTGCATCCGCGCGCGCTGAAAATCATCGATGTCGAAGGGCCGGTCGCGGCTTTCGAGCTCATTCTCGACGCGCTCCCCGCCCCCAAGGCGAAGCCGACGAAGATCAAGCCGAAGCTGGACATTTCGGATCTCCAGCCGGTGTCGCGCGACTTCGCCTTCATCGTCGATCGCGCCAGCCCGGCCGGCGATCTGGTGAAGGCCGCGCAGGGCGCCGACCGGACCCTGATCGCCGATGTCGCCGTCTTCGACCTCTATGAGGGCAAGGGCGTCCCCGAGGGCAAGAAATCCATCGGCCTCGCCGTCACGCTGCAGCCGCGGGAGAAGACCCTGACCGACGCGGAGATCGAGGCGGTGGCGCAGAAGATCGTGGCGGAGGCGGAAAAGAAATGCGGCGCGACGCTGAGGGGATGA
- the pheS gene encoding phenylalanine--tRNA ligase subunit alpha, with the protein MTDLAKLEKDTLRQIDEAADEAALEAVRLASLGKKGAISALLATLGKMSPDERKTEGAKINALKDKAAEAIAARREQLAEAALETRLKSETLDMTLPAPTVPLERGRIHPISQVTDELSIIFADMGFAVAEGPDIESDDYNFTKLNFPEGHPAREMQDTFFLTAESGEKRLLRTHTSPVQVRTMLSQKPPIRVICPGRVYRCDFDQTHTPMFHQIEGLVIDETTHLGHLKWTLEEFLRSFFEVKGVKLRFRPSFFPFTEPSMEVDVQCRRQGGEIRFGEGEDWMEILGCGMVHPNVLRNCGIDPDRYQGFAFGVGVDRLAMLKYGMSDLRAFFDADTRWLEHYGFRPLDFPTLAGGLSG; encoded by the coding sequence ATGACCGACCTCGCCAAACTCGAAAAAGATACGCTGCGCCAGATCGACGAGGCCGCCGACGAGGCGGCGCTCGAAGCCGTGCGCCTCGCCTCGCTCGGCAAGAAGGGCGCGATTTCGGCGCTGCTCGCAACGCTGGGCAAAATGTCGCCCGACGAGCGCAAGACCGAGGGCGCGAAGATCAATGCGCTGAAGGACAAGGCGGCCGAGGCGATCGCGGCGCGACGCGAGCAGCTTGCGGAAGCGGCGCTGGAGACGCGCCTCAAGTCCGAGACGCTCGATATGACCCTGCCCGCGCCGACAGTTCCGCTGGAGCGCGGGCGCATTCACCCAATTTCGCAGGTGACGGATGAGCTCTCAATCATCTTCGCCGACATGGGCTTCGCCGTGGCCGAGGGGCCAGACATCGAGAGCGACGACTATAATTTCACCAAGCTCAATTTCCCCGAAGGCCATCCTGCGCGGGAGATGCAGGACACGTTCTTTCTGACCGCCGAGTCAGGAGAGAAACGGCTGCTGCGCACTCATACAAGCCCTGTGCAGGTGCGCACCATGCTGTCGCAGAAGCCGCCGATCCGAGTCATCTGCCCTGGCCGGGTCTATCGCTGCGACTTCGACCAGACGCATACGCCGATGTTCCACCAGATCGAAGGACTCGTCATCGACGAGACGACGCATCTTGGGCATCTCAAATGGACGCTGGAAGAATTCCTCAGGAGCTTCTTCGAAGTGAAGGGCGTCAAGCTGCGCTTTCGTCCCTCCTTCTTCCCCTTCACCGAACCATCGATGGAGGTCGACGTTCAGTGCCGGCGCCAGGGCGGCGAAATCCGCTTCGGCGAGGGCGAGGACTGGATGGAGATTCTGGGCTGCGGCATGGTGCATCCCAATGTGCTGAGAAACTGCGGCATCGATCCCGACCGCTATCAGGGCTTCGCCTTCGGCGTCGGCGTCGACCGGCTGGCGATGCTCAAATATGGCATGTCGGATCTGCGCGCCTTCTTCGACGCCGACACGCGCTGGCTGGAGCATTACGGATTCAGGCCGCTTGATTTCCCGACGCTCGCGGGCGGATTGAGCGGTTAA
- a CDS encoding DUF4160 domain-containing protein yields MTKDITEAKIWLENVSVAVNMGFTAHELNEIVKKTRDERESFLRSWNDYFAN; encoded by the coding sequence GTGACGAAAGACATCACGGAAGCGAAAATCTGGCTTGAGAACGTCAGCGTCGCGGTCAATATGGGCTTCACGGCTCACGAATTGAACGAGATCGTCAAAAAGACGCGCGATGAGCGTGAGTCCTTTCTGAGGTCGTGGAATGACTACTTTGCAAATTGA
- a CDS encoding M48 family metallopeptidase, with protein MLRLLREGPAPSGGASILTLVHAGETILVALRRSQNARRFTLRVRFAARDAVLTMPKRASLRDARDFAQRHAAWIASRLDRLPATIPFAHGSVAPLRGVDHMIAHHPDRRGVTWIEPRDDAEAPFALCVAGQSEHVHRRVQDHLKREARLDLEEAVARHTGALSLPPRGVGLRDPISRWGSCSASGSLNFSWRLIMAPPFVLDYLAAHEVAHLVHLDHSPRFWKLTRRLCADTDRAEAWLSAHGAHLHKYGAKAR; from the coding sequence ATGCTTCGACTCCTGCGCGAAGGACCGGCGCCAAGTGGCGGCGCGTCGATTCTCACATTGGTCCACGCCGGCGAAACAATCCTCGTCGCTTTGCGTCGGTCACAGAATGCGCGGCGATTCACTTTGCGCGTGCGCTTCGCCGCACGCGATGCGGTGTTGACGATGCCGAAGCGGGCGTCATTGCGCGATGCGCGAGATTTCGCTCAGCGCCACGCCGCCTGGATCGCTTCGCGTCTCGACAGGCTTCCTGCAACCATTCCCTTCGCGCATGGTTCGGTCGCGCCTCTTCGCGGCGTCGATCATATGATCGCCCATCATCCGGACCGCCGCGGGGTCACCTGGATCGAGCCAAGAGACGACGCCGAGGCTCCCTTCGCGCTTTGCGTCGCCGGTCAGAGCGAACATGTGCACCGCCGCGTTCAGGACCACCTGAAGCGGGAGGCGCGACTCGACCTCGAAGAGGCGGTCGCCCGCCACACTGGCGCACTGAGTCTGCCGCCCCGCGGCGTCGGCCTGCGCGATCCGATCAGCCGATGGGGATCGTGTTCGGCCTCCGGCTCGCTGAACTTTTCCTGGCGGCTGATCATGGCGCCGCCGTTCGTCCTCGATTACCTCGCCGCCCACGAGGTCGCGCATCTCGTGCATCTCGACCATTCGCCGCGATTTTGGAAGCTGACGCGGCGGCTCTGCGCCGACACGGATCGCGCGGAAGCCTGGCTCTCCGCGCATGGCGCCCATCTCCACAAATATGGAGCCAAGGCGCGATGA
- a CDS encoding helix-turn-helix domain-containing protein: MNRLSLERRTQIVAALVEGNSIRSIERMTGVHRDTIMRLLVEVGEGSARLLDEQMRDLTCQRLQCDEIWAYVGKKQKQVTKDDDKSRVGDQWTFVAMDADTKLVPSFKIGKRDLPTATAFMNDVAWRLSNRVQLSTDALAAYVDAVEQAFGCEVDYGQAVKFYDAEPAGAGRYSPPNVTKVERNAIAGAPDRAHISTSLIERQNLTMRMSMRRFTRLTNAFSKKIENLNAAVSLHFAHYNFVRVHKTIRVTPAMAAGVDTRLWSLEELVDRTSQ, from the coding sequence ATGAACCGCCTTTCTCTTGAGCGCCGCACCCAAATCGTCGCTGCCCTTGTGGAAGGCAACAGCATACGCTCGATTGAGCGCATGACTGGCGTTCACCGCGACACAATCATGCGGCTCTTGGTGGAAGTCGGTGAAGGCTCCGCTCGCCTTCTTGACGAGCAAATGCGTGATCTGACCTGCCAGCGCCTGCAATGCGATGAAATCTGGGCCTATGTAGGCAAGAAGCAAAAGCAGGTGACGAAGGATGACGACAAGTCCCGCGTCGGCGATCAATGGACCTTCGTCGCCATGGACGCGGATACTAAGCTCGTCCCGTCGTTCAAAATCGGCAAGCGCGACCTGCCTACCGCTACCGCCTTTATGAACGATGTTGCCTGGCGCCTGTCTAACCGCGTGCAGCTTTCGACCGATGCGCTCGCCGCTTATGTGGACGCCGTTGAACAAGCTTTTGGTTGCGAGGTCGATTACGGGCAGGCTGTAAAATTTTACGATGCGGAACCGGCAGGCGCGGGCCGCTATAGCCCGCCGAACGTGACGAAGGTTGAGCGCAACGCCATCGCTGGCGCGCCTGACCGCGCGCATATCTCGACAAGCCTTATCGAGAGGCAAAACCTCACTATGCGCATGTCTATGCGTCGCTTTACCCGCCTTACGAATGCGTTCTCAAAGAAAATTGAGAACCTGAACGCGGCGGTTTCGCTTCACTTCGCGCATTACAATTTTGTGCGCGTTCACAAGACTATTCGCGTCACCCCTGCCATGGCGGCGGGAGTGGATACACGCCTTTGGTCGCTTGAAGAACTGGTTGATCGGACGTCGCAATGA
- a CDS encoding HNH endonuclease family protein translates to MTGEHKAVEFLNAAKVAAVDYVALWSQSHPKWLNYKQSAREHIYTLSSRLRAEQIIPLLFSVTMHFDPIEADKAFKLFVSWSVRFLIYGGGKGGRLEKPFADLALAISQKKITKAKELREEMKHIVPGDQEFEEAFAIASVSKTFLARYYLRALDKTLKSDPNPEYVANEDEREINLEHIMPPVPNSHWKIDAEIMAPMHRRIGNMVLLSARKNTELGNSSFSKKKKAYRESSYMVTSDVDTFESWGPDEIKRRQEAMAKIAVKTWTTNFE, encoded by the coding sequence GTGACCGGGGAGCATAAGGCTGTAGAATTTCTGAACGCCGCAAAGGTAGCGGCTGTAGATTACGTTGCTTTGTGGTCTCAGTCGCATCCGAAATGGTTAAACTACAAACAGTCTGCGCGCGAGCACATATATACTCTTTCATCACGTTTGCGCGCCGAGCAAATTATTCCATTGCTGTTTTCAGTTACAATGCATTTCGATCCTATCGAGGCTGATAAAGCGTTTAAATTATTTGTTAGTTGGTCCGTCCGCTTTCTTATCTATGGGGGCGGGAAAGGCGGACGCTTAGAAAAGCCATTCGCTGATTTAGCTCTCGCTATTTCTCAGAAAAAGATCACGAAAGCTAAGGAACTTCGCGAGGAAATGAAGCATATTGTCCCTGGAGATCAGGAATTTGAGGAAGCATTTGCAATTGCTAGCGTCTCTAAGACGTTTTTAGCACGTTATTATTTGAGAGCGCTTGATAAAACATTGAAATCCGACCCAAACCCTGAGTATGTTGCAAACGAAGACGAAAGAGAGATAAATCTAGAACACATAATGCCTCCAGTTCCAAACAGCCATTGGAAAATAGACGCTGAAATTATGGCACCAATGCATAGAAGGATCGGCAATATGGTATTATTGAGCGCAAGAAAGAATACGGAGCTAGGAAATAGCTCATTTTCAAAAAAGAAAAAGGCATATCGTGAATCATCGTATATGGTTACATCTGATGTCGATACTTTTGAAAGCTGGGGTCCGGACGAAATCAAGCGAAGGCAGGAAGCTATGGCCAAGATTGCAGTAAAGACATGGACTACCAATTTTGAATAA
- a CDS encoding DUF2442 domain-containing protein translates to MTTLQIEVEDARPTEASCDDSFLTVALADGRVLRAPLWWYPRLAQASSAERQTVELSPMGMHWPQIDEDISVASMLRGQKAPGAVAPERAL, encoded by the coding sequence ATGACTACTTTGCAAATTGAGGTCGAAGACGCCCGTCCTACCGAGGCGTCATGCGACGACAGCTTCCTTACCGTCGCACTGGCCGACGGCCGCGTTCTGCGTGCGCCGCTATGGTGGTATCCGCGTCTCGCTCAGGCTTCGTCCGCAGAGCGTCAAACGGTCGAGCTGTCTCCTATGGGGATGCACTGGCCACAGATCGACGAAGATATCAGCGTCGCAAGCATGCTGCGCGGGCAGAAAGCGCCCGGCGCGGTCGCTCCGGAAAGGGCGCTCTGA
- a CDS encoding DUF3280 domain-containing protein codes for MIVRRGLLGLALLLSLPLSQAASALAEEPRRRLLVLDFELIDTSNEPVDQSAAHAKRLARARDDIGAGLAARRVYDVVDRAPIAADLDAILKQTYIRTCNGCELSLAGKAGADLVLTGVVNKVSTLILSMGVSIARVSTGELIYHQGFDFRGDNDQSWARATKFFVDRIARDPPN; via the coding sequence ATGATCGTGCGCCGCGGCCTGCTCGGACTCGCCCTGCTCCTGTCCCTCCCGCTGTCGCAAGCCGCGTCGGCGCTCGCGGAAGAGCCGCGCAGACGCCTGCTCGTTCTCGATTTCGAGCTGATCGACACGTCAAACGAGCCTGTCGACCAAAGCGCCGCTCATGCAAAAAGACTGGCGCGGGCGCGTGACGACATCGGCGCGGGACTCGCCGCGCGGCGCGTCTATGACGTCGTTGACCGGGCCCCTATCGCGGCGGATCTCGACGCGATCTTGAAACAAACCTACATTCGCACCTGCAACGGCTGCGAATTGTCGCTTGCCGGCAAGGCCGGCGCCGATCTCGTTCTGACAGGCGTCGTCAATAAGGTCAGCACGCTGATCCTCAGCATGGGCGTTTCAATCGCGCGCGTCTCGACGGGCGAACTGATCTATCATCAGGGGTTCGATTTTCGCGGCGATAATGATCAATCCTGGGCGCGCGCGACGAAATTCTTCGTCGACCGCATCGCCCGCGATCCGCCGAATTGA